Proteins encoded by one window of Molothrus aeneus isolate 106 chromosome 16, BPBGC_Maene_1.0, whole genome shotgun sequence:
- the ELFN1 gene encoding protein ELFN1 — translation MAGRRWAATSALCMCVAAVSLLHAGGVRADCWLIEGDKGFVWLAICSQNQPPYESIPQQINSTIVDLRLNDNKIKSVQYASLSRFGNLTYLNLTKNEISYIEDGAFSGQFNLQVLQLGYNRLRNLTEGILRGLGKLEYLYLQANLIETVTPNAFWECPNIVNIDLSMNRIQRLDSNTFRGLNKLSVCELYSNPFYCSCELLGFLQWLEAFTNMTRTYDRMQCDSPPDYMGYYLLGQGRTGYRNALSMLSSLCTGGSYTVIPRFIPPRYQVTTVPSESPCSEEECSSGDGTTPQFSLFTPIGETEVRPNIQVKHLNHNSAVLTVQIPYPFSKMYILSQFENGFSSMITKLRKKEENITVSNLVAQRDYTYCVVSVHQYSKYNHTCVTITPTRPNRKEPVPTPSTATHYIMTILGCLFGMVIVLGVVYYCLRKRRQQEEKHKKAAGSMKKTIIELKYGPEMETTSITQLSQGQILGGETVTRIPYLPSAGEVEQYKLIESSETPKATKGNYMEVRTGEQPERRDCELSLPPDTQGSVAEISTIAKEVDKVNQIINNCIDALKSESTSFQGVKSGAVSTVEPQLVLLSEQIPSKHGFLSPVYKESYNHPLQRHHSMEAAPKRSSTSSSGSIRSPRSYRSEGSGHKSEAKYIEKTSPTTDTILTVTPAAAILRAEAEKIRQYSEHRHSYPSSHPGEQHDSMGGRKPSILEPLTRPRPRDLAYSQLSPQYHNLSYTSSPEYTCKPSHSIWERFKLNRKRHKDEEEYMAAGHALRKKVQFAKDEDLHDILDYWKGVSAQQKS, via the coding sequence ATGGCAGGTCGCCGGTGGGCCGCGACGTCAGCCCTCTGCATGTGCGTGGCGGCCGTGTCCCTCCTGCACGCCGGCGGGGTGCGGGCAGACTGCTGGCTCATCGAGGGGGACAAGGGCTTCGTCTGGTTGGCCATCTgcagccaaaaccagccccCCTACGAGTCCATCCCCCAGCAGATCAACAGCACCATCGTGGACTTGCGGCTGAACGACAACAAGATCAAGAGCGTGCAGTACGCCTCGCTCAGCCGCTTCGGCAACCTGACATACCTCAACCTGACGAAGAACGAGATCTCCTACATCGAGGACGGTGCCTTTTCAGGACAGTTCAAcctccaggtgctgcagctgggttaCAACCGACTGAGGAACCTCACCGAGGGCATCCTCCGGGGCCTGGGGAAGCTGGAGTACCTCTATCTCCAGGCCAACCTCATCGAGACCGTCACCCCCAATGCCTTCTGGGAGTGCCCCAACATAGTGAACATTGACCTGTCCATGAACAGGATCCAGAGACTGGACAGCAACACTTTTCGGGGCCTAAACAAGCTCTCTGTCTGTGAACTCTACAGTAACCCCTTCTACTGCTCCTGCGAGCTGCTGGGCTTCCTGCAATGGCTGGAGGCTTTCACCAACATGACACGCACCTACGACCGGATGCAGTGCGACTCCCCGCCCGACTACATGGGCTACTACTTGTTAGGCCAAGGCCGGACTGGCTACCGCAATGCTCTGAGCATGCTCTCTTCCCTTTGCACTGGTGGCTCCTACACTGTGATCCCTCGTTTTATCCCCCCCAGGTACCAGGTGACCACGGTGCCCTCCGAAAGCCCCTGCTCCGAGGAGGAGTGCTCCTCCGGCGACGGCACGACGCCGCAGTTCTCCCTGTTCACGCCCATCGGTGAGACCGAGGTGCGCCCCAACATCCAGGTGAAGCACCTCAACCACAACTCGGCCGTCCTCACCGTGCAGATCCCCTACCCCTTCAGCAAGATGTACATCCTCTCCCAGTTCGAAAACGGCTTCTCCTCCATGATCACCAAGCtcaggaagaaggaggagaacaTCACCGTGAGCAACCTAGTAGCACAAAGAGATTACACCTACTGTGTAGTCTCTGTTCACCAATACTCCAAGTACAACCACACCTGCGTCACCATCACCCCCACCAGACCCAACCGCAAGGAGCCGGTGCCCACCCCTTCCACTGCCACCCATTACATCATGACAATCCTGGGCTGTCTCTTTGGCATGGTGATTGTCCTGGGTGTGGTGTATTACTGCCTCCGGAAGAGGCgccagcaggaggagaagcaCAAAAAGGCTGCCGGCAGCATGAAGAAGACCATCATCGAGCTGAAGTATGGGCCAGAAATGGAGACCACCAGCATCACCCAGCTGTCCCAGGGACAGATACTGGGTGGGGAGACAGTGACCCGCATCCCCTACCTACCTTCTGCTGGCGAGGTTGAGCAGTACAAGCTGATTGAGAGCAGCGAGACCCCCAAGGCCACCAAGGGCAACTACATGGAGGTGAGGACAGGTGAGCAGCCTGAGAGGAGAGACTGTGAGCTGTCCCTGCCGCCAGacacccagggctctgtggcTGAGATCTCCACCATTGCCAAGGAGGTGGACAAGGTGAACCAGATCATCAACAACTGCATCGATGCCTTGAAATCCGAGTCCACCTCCTTCCAAGGGGTGAAGTCGGGGGCGGTCTCCACGGTGGAGCCTCAGCTGGTGCTCTTGTCAGAGCAGATCCCCAGCAAGCACGGATTCCTTTCCCCCGTCTACAAGGAAAGCTACAACCACCCTCTCCAGCGACACCACAGCATGGAGGCCGCCCCCAAACGCTCCAGCACCTCTTCCAGCGGCTCCATACGGAGCCCCAGGTCCTACCGCTCCGAGGGATCGGGCCACAAATCCGAAGCCAAATACATCGAGAAGACTTCCCCCACCACCGACACCATCCTCACTGTGACGCCGGCCGCGGCCATCCTGCGGGCAGAGGCGGAGAAGATCCGCCAGTACAGCGAGCACCGGCACTCGTACCCCAGCTCGCACCCGGGGGAGCAGCACGACAGCATGGGCGGGCGCAAGCCCTCCATCCTGGAGCCTCTGACCCGCCCTCGCCCCAGAGACCTGGCCTACTCCCAGCTCTCGCCTCAGTATCACAACCTGAGCTACACCTCCAGCCCAGAGTACACCTGCAAACCCTCGCACAGCATCTGGGAGCGCTTCAAACTCAATCGCAAGCGGCACAAAGACGAGGAGGAGTACATGGCAGCCGGCCACGCCCTACGCAAAAAGGTCCAGTTTGCCAAAGACGAGGATCTCCACGACATCTTAGACTACTGGAAGGGCGTCTCTGCCCAGCAAAAGTCCTGA